In Geopsychrobacter electrodiphilus DSM 16401, a single window of DNA contains:
- a CDS encoding peptidylprolyl isomerase encodes MAQAEARHILVPTEEACIELKTKIEGGLDFAAAAAEHSKCPSGRSGGALGSFGPGQMVKEFDEVVFSGEIGKVLGPVKTQFGYHLIEITKRTA; translated from the coding sequence ATGGCTCAAGCTGAAGCACGTCACATTCTGGTCCCTACCGAAGAGGCCTGTATCGAACTGAAAACAAAGATCGAGGGGGGCCTCGATTTTGCTGCCGCCGCAGCCGAACATTCAAAATGTCCTTCCGGCCGCTCCGGTGGTGCGCTCGGCTCGTTCGGCCCTGGCCAAATGGTCAAAGAATTTGACGAGGTGGTTTTCAGTGGCGAGATCGGCAAGGTACTTGGTCCGGTCAAGACCCAGTTTGGTTATCACCTGATCGAAATCACCAAACGTACGGCATAG